The DNA sequence ATCCTCGGTGGTTTTCTAACCCATTGCTTTATTTTGGTGACTCTAGATTTGACTCTTCCTTGAAAGAGCTAGATGATCGCCATAATCACAAAGTTGATGATAAAGAGTACTGTGGACACCGCCAGAATTGGGTGGATGTCCTTAGATTTGCCCTGAACAATCTTGACAAGGCAGTAGAAGATAAAACCGCCAGCAATACCGTAGGAAATGCTGTAGCAGAGCGCCATGAATATTCCAGCGAAGAATGCCGGTACTGCTTCGCTGAAATCTTCCCAAGAGATTTCCTTGAAGGAAGACAGCATCATGATACCCACGATGATTAGAGCTGGGGCAGTTGCAGCCGATGGAACGGCACTAATCAAAGGTGCGAAGAAGGCACTTAAGGCAAACAAAAAGGCTACAACTACGCTGGTTAACCCAGTTCTTCCGCCAGCACCAATACCGGCAGCACTTTCCACGAAGGTGGTAGTGTTGGAAGTACCAAAGATGGCCCCGATGGAAGTTGCTATAGCATCGGCAAAGAGGGCCTTATCCATCTTGGACTTAAATCCAGTACTGGTCTCCAGAGCAGCCTGGTCTTCAGCTGAGAAGATTCCGGCCCTACGGCCTGTCCCGATAAAGGTTCCAATGGTATCGAAGGTGTCAGAAAGACTGAAGGCAAAAATGGTCATCAGGACAAGGGGAAGTTTGCTGATGTCACTGAAGAGAGACAAGAGACCAGGATTGCCAAAGGCTGCACCAAAGGTTGTCCCTAATTCGGAGAAAGCTTTAGTTAGGCTCATGGTCGAACCCAGTTGCGTGACATTGAAAGGAATTCCCAGAAGGGTAGTGGCGATAATCCCGATGAAGATGGCACCCTTGACCTGGCGCACTAACAGAATTACAGTCAGAGCAAGGCCAAAAAGGGTGAGTAGGATACTTGGGGTGTTGAGCTTCGCCAATTCCGGAATTCCAGCACCGAAGGATAGCAAACCTGCATTTTGAAAACCAATATAAGCAATAAAGATACCTATACCGCCACCGATGGCATTTTGCAGGCTCTCAGGAATTGACTTGATAATCAACTTCCGGACCTTCGTTACGGTGATCAGGATATTGACGACACCACAAACAAAAACCATAGCCAGGGCTTCTTGTCAAGTAAAACCTAGTCCGAAGACAACGGTAAACACAAAGAAGGCATTGAGACCCATACCAGGAGCCTGAGCATAGGGTACGTTAGCAAACAGGCCCATCACCAGTGTTCCAATGATTGACGCAGCGATCGTGGCCAGAAAGACTGCTCCCCAGGGCATTCCCGATTGGGAGAGCATGTCAGGATTGACCATAATGATATAGGCCATAGCAAAGAAAGTAGTCAACCCCGCAATGACCTCGGTACGTATATTCGTACCATTCTCGTTCAGCTTAAAAAACTCTTCCATTTCTACCTTTTCCTCCCTCTGTAATCCCTTACCAACCTTGCCGTTATATTAAGAGACCCGGGTCTCTTCAGCAACAAAAACAAAAAAGCTTGCCGAGTGAGTGCTCGACAAGCTAAAAAGGAACGACAATAGAAACCCCTTCTGGAGTTCCCATTATCCCCAAGCTTATTGGGACACCCATAGCGTAGGCAATATAGGTTGCCACGTAGAAACTCCTGCACCAAATTTGCAGGCTTATATGAGTCAGATATTCTTTTGTGCCCTAAACATAGCACACGTCTGCTGGAAAGTAAAGAAGTAACCTCTGGTCAAGAATCCTGTTCTGCGTCGAAGCAACGTCTGGCCAAATTTTCGAAAGCAGCGTTTAGCCTGAGAAATCGGCTGGGGAGGCTGTCTTGATCGGAGACAAAGGTAAGGGTTCCATGATAAACTGCCAATAATTAACAATGAAAATCAGACTGTGAATCTTGCGAAGCAGGAATTATCGTGATATAGTGAACGTGAACAGTTTCACAATACCTGCTCAGTGGGCCATGGGCCGACTGAAAGGGGCGCGACAACGAACCCTGATTGCTTGGAAATAACGGCTGAAGAGTTGGTGGAACAAGCCACGGCAGCCGTCATTCTTCTGGGCTATTGGGGAAATCGTCATCAATGGGTATTATGACCCACTTTGATGCCACGGCACCTAGCCATGGGTATTTATTCCTTTATTCTGGTTTTAGGGGCTTGGGGACTGTTGCGCATCGAAGTGGGATTTTTGTTTTTATAGGAGGTTGGGGCCTTGGCCAGTGGAGTTGGAGTTTTGGGTATTGTCATCGAGGATCGGGAAAGGGCAGCCCAGCGCGTAAATCAGCTGCTTAGTGAGTACGGCCATCTAGTGGTTGGTCGAATGGGAGTGCCCTATAGAGAAGAAGGGGTCTTCGTGATTGCCCTCATCGTCGATGGCTCCTCCGATGAGATTGGAGCCCTCAGTGGTCGCTTGGGCTCGCTGCCGGGCGTTCGAGTGAAGAGCTCATTGGTGACCCGGCGGGACTAGGCAGCTATTAAGCAAGGTTGGGATTAAGGGGTGATCCAGTGGAAACACAGACTCTCAAACAGCTGGCGGCGGGAGAAGAGTGCAGCAGAGAGCAGTTGCTTGCCCTGGTGGAAGCAGAGAGCCCTTTGCAGCAAGCCCTTTGGGCCCAGGCGGATCGGGTGAGGGCAAGGTTCCTTGGCCAGGAAGTTCACCTGCGAGCTCTCATTGAGATTTCAAATTATTGCTGCTGTCACTGTCTTTATTGTGGGCTGCGCTCAGCCAACGGGCGCCTGCAGCGATATCGCATGTCCCCGGAAGAGATCGTAGACACGGCCAAGGAGGCCCTGCAGTTGGGATACAAAACTGTTGTCCTGCAATCCGGGGAGGACCCTTGGTATGATGGCGACAAGATTGCCGGGATTGTATCAGAGATTAAGAAGCTGGGTCTGGCGGTAACTTTGAGTCTCGGTGAGCGCCGTCCCGAGGAGCTGGCCCTATGGCGTCGGGTTGGTGCCGATCGGTATTTGCTTAGACACGAAACCATCGATCGGGAGTTGTATCAAGGGCTCCATCCCGGCAGGAGTCTCGAGGCGCGACTGGAGACCCTGGAACAGTTGCGGAGATTGGGGTATCAGGTGGGTGCCGGTATGATGGTGGGCTTGCCGCAACAAAGGACTGAAACATTGGTGGAGGATCTGTTGTTCCTGCGTCGTTTGCCTGTGGATATGGCTGGAATTGGCCCCTTTGTTGCCAATGGCTCCACCCCCTTAGCCGATGCGCCCAGTGGCAGGGTCGATAGAACGTTGAATGTCGTCGCCCTAGCTCGTCTTTTGATGCCCTATGCCCACCTGCCAGCAACGACAGCCCTGGGAGCCCTGGAGTCCCAGGGTCGCTGGGCCGCCCTGCAGGTTGGTGCTAATGTAGTCATGCCCAATATTACTCCCAGGGAGTATCGAGACAAATATGAGTTGTATCCCAATAAAAATTCCATCCAAGGCTCTAATTCCGATGCCAGGGAGAACATCGAGAAGGTCTTACAGGGACTGAATAGACGGATAGGTCAGGGCTATGGTCATAGCCGCTTGGTGGGTGGATGAAGATACTGAAATAATGGCAGGGGGATGTTCAAAGTGGCTAAGCTAGTTGAATGGGAGAATCAAAGGCAACCCGTTGATTTTATCGATGATGAGGAGATTTGGAGCACGATTCATCGAGCCGAAACCCGCAAGTCTGATCCCGGGGTGACAAGGCAGCTGCTGGAGGCCATCGAAGCTGCCGCCCAGGGCAAAGCATTGCCCGGTTGGGCTGTGGCCGATCTGTTAGTCAACGATGATCCCGAGGTGGAACAGGCGGCCTTTGCAGCGGCAAGGCAAGTGAAGGAAAGCATCTACGGCAACAGAGTGGTGCTATTTGCCCCGTTGTATATCAGTAACTACTGTGTCAATGCCTGTACCTATTGCGGCTACAACTGCAAGAACAACCTGCAGCGACGGCGGTTGACATTGAAGGAGATTGCTGAGGAAGTGCGGATCCTAGAGGCCATGGGGCATAAACGTCTGGCCCTGGAGGCCGGGGAAGATCCAGTAAACTGTCCGATTGAATATGTCGTGGACGCGATTGAGACCATCTACGATACCCTTCAGGATAATGGTGCGATCCGCCGAGTCAACGTCAACATTGCTGCCACGGTAATCGAGGATTACGAAAAACTGAAGGCTGCAGGTATTGGCACCTATGTCCTTTTTCAGGAGACCTACCATCGGCCAACCTATGAAGCCGTTCATCCTCGGGGGCCTAAGCATTGCTATGAGTGGCACACCATGGCGATGGATCGGGCCATGATGGGGGGAATCGATGATGTCGGCATTGGAGTCCTGTACGGCTTGTATGATCATCGGTTTGAGGTTCTGGCTACCCTGCGTCATGTGCGCCATCTAGAAGAAGTCTTTGGCGTTGGTCCCCATACAATTTCAGTGCCTCGGTTGCGGCCCGCCGAAGGTGTCAGCCTAGACAATTACCCCTATCTGGTCTCCGACGCAGATTTCATGAAATTGGTGGCGGTGCTGCGCTTGGCCGTACCCTATACTGGACTAATTCTGTCAACTCGGGAAACTCCGAAGATGAGAAGTACTTTGCTGAATCTTGGGGTGTCCCAGTTGAGTGCCGGATCTAACACCGGAGTGGGAGGGTACCAAGAAGCCAGTCGTTCGAAGGCAAAGTCCCATAGTGGTTTGGAGACAACACCGGCATCAAGTATTGCCGACCCTCCTCAGTTTAGTCTCCATGATCACCGGAGCCTCGATGAGGTGGTTTGTAGCTTGGCTGAGTCTGGGTACTTGCCCAGTTTCTGCACTGCCTGCTATCGCCAGGGAAGAACAGGGGATCGCTTCATGGCTTTGGCTAAGAGCGGGCAGATTCAACATGTTTGTCAGCCCAATGCCCTCTTGACTCTACAGGAGTTTATCATGGACTACGGGAACGATGCTACCCGGCAGGCGGGGGAGCAGCTGATTGCCAAGGAGCTGGAGACCCTGTCCGGTACTGAAGTAGGCAAAAAACTAGAGCAAGACCTTAAGGCCCTTCGCTGTGGGCGGCGGGATATCTATTACTAATCTATTCCTTGCAGAATGGGGTGAGGGAAGATGAACAGGGCCCCCAAGGGAAACCGGCTGCATCTGGTGGTTGTGGGGCGCCGCAATGTCGGCAAGTCCAGCTTGATCAATTCACTGGCCAATCAAGAGGTGTCCCTGGTGTCCGATGTCGCCGGAACCACGACAGACCCAGTAACCAAAGCTATGGAATTGGCTCCCCTGGGTCCGGTACTGTTAATTGATACCGCGGGAATCGATGATGTAGGGACCTTGGGTGAAGCGCGGATGCGGCGGACTCGGGAAACCCTGGATCAAGCGGATCTGGTGATTTTGGTGACGGATCAGGTAGCGGAGCTGGGCAATTGGGATCCCGTGCTGATGGAGCAAGTGGATCAGTTGGCGGTGCCATGGATAGAGGTGCTCACCAAGGTGGACAGCCTTTCTCCAGAGGAAAGGACCGCCATACCTCAGGAAGTGGTTGCCGTCAGCAACCTCACCGGCGAAGGGGTGGGAAAGCTTAAGGAGCGGCTGGCTGCAGCGCTGCCCAAAGGTGACAACGAACCAGCAATCGTAGGGGATTTGCTCAAGCCCGGTGACATGGCAGTGCTGGTAATTCCCTTGGATAAGCAGGCTCCCAAGGGGCGTTTGATTCTTCCCCAGGTTCAAACCATCCGGGACCTGATTGATCATGGCTGTCAGGCTCTAGTGGTCCGGGAAAAGGAGCTGGCCGCCACCATGGAAAGGCTGGGCTCAACACCGGATCTGGTGATTACTGATTCTCAAATCTTTGCCCAGGTGGCAGCCATGGTACCAGACCACGTACCCTTAACCTCCTTTTCCATTCTCTTTGCCCGGTACAAGGGTGATCTAGCCCTGCTGCAGGCCGGCTGTGCTGCCTTGGAAACTTTGTCGCCAAGAGCTCGGATCCTCATCGCGGAAACCTGTACCCACAGGCCCACCGATGAAGATATTGGCAGGGTGAAGATTCCCAACCTATTGCGGAAACGATTAGGTAACGGTTTGGAGTTTCACTGGTCCTCTGGCAACGATTTTCCCGCGGATCTAGAAGACTTTGATCTTGTGATCCATTGTGGAGGGTGTATGGTCAATCGGCAGACGGTGTTGTCCAGGTTGCGGAAACTCAGTGCTTTCCAGGTTCCCGTGGTGAACTATGGGATGCTGATCGCCCATGAACTGGGAATCTTGACCAGGGCATTGCAGCCCCTGTTAGCCCGTTAGCTTCCCTGCAGAAAGAAGGCTCCTTTGCGGTGAAAATCTTCCCTTTGTGGGTAAGAATAAACCGACGGGGTTAATTATCTGAATTGATCCCAAGGGAAGATAGCAGAGGGGGATTTTGCCGTGAGCGAATTAATTAACAATCGGGAGTATCGGCAGCAGGAGTTAAAGGAGATCATCAAGGACCTGCACCGGGGGAAGTCTGTGGATGAGGTGAAGGAGCGCTTTCAAAGACTAATCAAGGACATAGGACCTAGCGAGATTGCTCTCTTGGAGCAAAGACTCATCGATGAGGGCCTTCCCGAAGAGGAGATTACCCGGTTGTGTGATGTCCACGTCAGCATCTTCAAAGACGCCTTGGATCTGCAGCCGGAACCGGAGCATATCCCGGGTCATCCCCTGCATACCTTTCGGGCGGAGAACGAAGTAATCCGTAAGTTGTCCACTGAAATTCGCCAGCTAGTGCAGCAGCTAAAGGATTCTGAAAGGGTCACCGAGGAAGAGCTGGACAAGTGGCGCCAGCTGCACACCCAGCTATTGGAGATCGAAAGGCACTATAGCCGCAAGGAAAACATCCTCTTTCCCTATCTGGAGAAAAACGGGATCAGCGGCCCTCCCAGTGTGATGTGGTCGATTCACGATGAGATCCGTGGCGGTCTCAAGGAGATCACTAGGCTGCTGGAGGCTGCTTCTCCTGGGGAATCCGCCGAGCTACAGCAGGGGATCCCGTCGGTTGTTTTGCCTACCTTGCAGGCCATCGATGACATGGTCTATAAGGAAAACAGTATCCTGTTTCCCATGGCCCAGGAAACCCTTACCGAGGATGAGTGGAAGGAGATCTTTGATCAAAGCGATGAGATCGGCTATACCCAAGTCACTCCCAGTCAAGAGTGGCGACGAAGGGAGGGGGCGGAGACTCGAGCCCTTAAGGCCCGGGCCCAGCACCCTGAGGGCGCCCTGGAGCTTCCGACGGGAGTTCTCACCTTGAAACAGATTGAGTTGATGCTCAACCACCTGCCGGTGGACATCACCTTCGTTGATCAGCATGATACAGTGCGCTATTTCTCTCAGAGTGCAGAGCGGATCTTTCCCCGCACGCCCGCTATTATTGGTCGGAAGGTAGAAAGGTGTCATCCACCGGAGAGTGTCCATGTGGTAACCCAGATTGTGGAAGATTTTCGGGCGGGCACCAGGGATACCGCGGAATTCTGGATCAATATGAAGGGGAATTTGATTTACATCCGCTATTTCGCTGTGCGGGATGAACAGGGCGAGTATCAAGGGGTGGTGGAGGTGACGCAGAACGTCACTGCCATCAAGCAGCTGGAGGGAGAAAAGCGTTTGCTAGACTAGACTCTGGCTATCAGGGCCTTTGTCAGTGGACCAACTGCATGAAATATTGACTTCGATGCCGAAGTAGAAGGAGACCAAGCATGGATCCAGGACTACTTCGGCTTTTTGTTGTACCAGTGGAGGTGACAATTTTGCAATTACTTCTGTCCGGTGGAATCGCGGTATTCCGCAGCCACTTCCTGATGACCAACTCGGTGATTATCAGGGGGCGGGACTTTATCGCACTCATTGACCCAGCCTATTATCCCGATGAAGTGGAAGTTTTGGGTGAGGTGGTGGCGAGATCCAACAAGCCAGAGACCTACTGTTTATACACTCATTTCGACTACGATCATGTAGTGGATCCCCGCAATCTTCAGGCTTATCGCGTTGCGTCTCAGGCCGTCTTGGAGAGAGACTTAGAAGGTGAAGTCAGACTGTGGCAGGAAATGGATCAACGGCTATATGTGGAGCGTGAAGACTATACAATGCCAGAGCCCGATTACCTGGTGGCAGGCCGAAGGGAGACCATTGACCTTGGAGAGGAAGAGCTGGTGGCGGTGCCGCTGCCGGGACATACCGCCGATGGCTTGGTCTTCATATTCCCCGCTCGGCGGGTAGCTGTGGTGGGAGATATGCTGTCGGACAAAGAATTTCCCTTTGTCAACGATAGCCTAACGGCATATCGACAGTCCCTTCTAACCCTGCGGCGACTGGTGGAGAAATATCAGATCGACCTGGTTATCCCTGGTCATGGAAACGTCGCCCAGGGTAGTGAAATAGAGCAGCGGATTGAAGCCGACCTTCAATATCTTGCGGCGCTGTCCACTGCGGCCCAGGTTTCTGCCGGCAGGTCAGAGACAGAAATCGCTGTCCTATGTGGGGAGATTAGGTACAAGAACCGACCAATTCCTTCGTGGCAGCAAGAGGAACACCGCAACAATCTGCTGAGGGCAATCTGTGAACATAATACAGAAAAGTGAGGCTTGCCAGATAAATAAAAAGGAGTTATCGCCAGGATAGTGAATATTTAGAGTGGATTTGTGCGCTCACCAGGCTTTCTATTACGCATGGAGGGGAGACGGTATAGTGAAGATCAAGGTTGGGTTTGTAGGTTGTGGCGGTATCGCTCGGTGGCATGTCAGTCATCTGGAGAAGATGGATGACGTAGCTATCGTTGCAGCCTGTGACGTGATCCCTGAACGGGCCGAGGCCTTGGCAAAGCCCTTTGGAGCTAGGACCTATACTTGTCACAATGACATGTATGAAAATGAAGATCTGGATGCCGTTTTCATCTGTATTCCTCCGGACCAGCATACCGATACTGAAACTGCAGCAGTGGCTAGGGGATTTCACATCTTTGTCCAGAAGCCAATGGCGCTGTGCATGGAGAAAGCCCATGAGGTTGCCGATGCCATTGAGAAAGCCGGGGTTGTCTCTGCCGTTGGGTTCCAGGATCGCTACCTGGATATCAGCGACAGCCTAATCGAGTTTTTGAAAGACAAGAAGGTGGGTCTCTTTACCGGTGCCTGGGTCGGGGGCGTTCCCGGTGTTCCCTGGTGGCCGATCAAGGCCCAGTCGGGAGGACAAGTGGTGGAGCAGACCATCCACCTCTACGATATGGCC is a window from the Bacillota bacterium genome containing:
- a CDS encoding CopG family transcriptional regulator yields the protein MASGVGVLGIVIEDRERAAQRVNQLLSEYGHLVVGRMGVPYREEGVFVIALIVDGSSDEIGALSGRLGSLPGVRVKSSLVTRRD
- the hydE gene encoding [FeFe] hydrogenase H-cluster radical SAM maturase HydE, whose protein sequence is METQTLKQLAAGEECSREQLLALVEAESPLQQALWAQADRVRARFLGQEVHLRALIEISNYCCCHCLYCGLRSANGRLQRYRMSPEEIVDTAKEALQLGYKTVVLQSGEDPWYDGDKIAGIVSEIKKLGLAVTLSLGERRPEELALWRRVGADRYLLRHETIDRELYQGLHPGRSLEARLETLEQLRRLGYQVGAGMMVGLPQQRTETLVEDLLFLRRLPVDMAGIGPFVANGSTPLADAPSGRVDRTLNVVALARLLMPYAHLPATTALGALESQGRWAALQVGANVVMPNITPREYRDKYELYPNKNSIQGSNSDARENIEKVLQGLNRRIGQGYGHSRLVGG
- the hydG gene encoding [FeFe] hydrogenase H-cluster radical SAM maturase HydG; the encoded protein is MFKVAKLVEWENQRQPVDFIDDEEIWSTIHRAETRKSDPGVTRQLLEAIEAAAQGKALPGWAVADLLVNDDPEVEQAAFAAARQVKESIYGNRVVLFAPLYISNYCVNACTYCGYNCKNNLQRRRLTLKEIAEEVRILEAMGHKRLALEAGEDPVNCPIEYVVDAIETIYDTLQDNGAIRRVNVNIAATVIEDYEKLKAAGIGTYVLFQETYHRPTYEAVHPRGPKHCYEWHTMAMDRAMMGGIDDVGIGVLYGLYDHRFEVLATLRHVRHLEEVFGVGPHTISVPRLRPAEGVSLDNYPYLVSDADFMKLVAVLRLAVPYTGLILSTRETPKMRSTLLNLGVSQLSAGSNTGVGGYQEASRSKAKSHSGLETTPASSIADPPQFSLHDHRSLDEVVCSLAESGYLPSFCTACYRQGRTGDRFMALAKSGQIQHVCQPNALLTLQEFIMDYGNDATRQAGEQLIAKELETLSGTEVGKKLEQDLKALRCGRRDIYY
- the hydF gene encoding [FeFe] hydrogenase H-cluster maturation GTPase HydF, producing the protein MNRAPKGNRLHLVVVGRRNVGKSSLINSLANQEVSLVSDVAGTTTDPVTKAMELAPLGPVLLIDTAGIDDVGTLGEARMRRTRETLDQADLVILVTDQVAELGNWDPVLMEQVDQLAVPWIEVLTKVDSLSPEERTAIPQEVVAVSNLTGEGVGKLKERLAAALPKGDNEPAIVGDLLKPGDMAVLVIPLDKQAPKGRLILPQVQTIRDLIDHGCQALVVREKELAATMERLGSTPDLVITDSQIFAQVAAMVPDHVPLTSFSILFARYKGDLALLQAGCAALETLSPRARILIAETCTHRPTDEDIGRVKIPNLLRKRLGNGLEFHWSSGNDFPADLEDFDLVIHCGGCMVNRQTVLSRLRKLSAFQVPVVNYGMLIAHELGILTRALQPLLAR
- a CDS encoding DUF438 domain-containing protein — encoded protein: MSELINNREYRQQELKEIIKDLHRGKSVDEVKERFQRLIKDIGPSEIALLEQRLIDEGLPEEEITRLCDVHVSIFKDALDLQPEPEHIPGHPLHTFRAENEVIRKLSTEIRQLVQQLKDSERVTEEELDKWRQLHTQLLEIERHYSRKENILFPYLEKNGISGPPSVMWSIHDEIRGGLKEITRLLEAASPGESAELQQGIPSVVLPTLQAIDDMVYKENSILFPMAQETLTEDEWKEIFDQSDEIGYTQVTPSQEWRRREGAETRALKARAQHPEGALELPTGVLTLKQIELMLNHLPVDITFVDQHDTVRYFSQSAERIFPRTPAIIGRKVERCHPPESVHVVTQIVEDFRAGTRDTAEFWINMKGNLIYIRYFAVRDEQGEYQGVVEVTQNVTAIKQLEGEKRLLD
- a CDS encoding MBL fold metallo-hydrolase; its protein translation is MQLLLSGGIAVFRSHFLMTNSVIIRGRDFIALIDPAYYPDEVEVLGEVVARSNKPETYCLYTHFDYDHVVDPRNLQAYRVASQAVLERDLEGEVRLWQEMDQRLYVEREDYTMPEPDYLVAGRRETIDLGEEELVAVPLPGHTADGLVFIFPARRVAVVGDMLSDKEFPFVNDSLTAYRQSLLTLRRLVEKYQIDLVIPGHGNVAQGSEIEQRIEADLQYLAALSTAAQVSAGRSETEIAVLCGEIRYKNRPIPSWQQEEHRNNLLRAICEHNTEK
- a CDS encoding Gfo/Idh/MocA family oxidoreductase — encoded protein: MKIKVGFVGCGGIARWHVSHLEKMDDVAIVAACDVIPERAEALAKPFGARTYTCHNDMYENEDLDAVFICIPPDQHTDTETAAVARGFHIFVQKPMALCMEKAHEVADAIEKAGVVSAVGFQDRYLDISDSLIEFLKDKKVGLFTGAWVGGVPGVPWWPIKAQSGGQVVEQTIHLYDMARMYFGEVETVYCASGKGIVQGVENYDVEDYSSVTMTFANGIVGTITTGDYLTEAAPRNGLEIYTPEVRIEYELRSAVRYYSRTRSWEERRVRDQGYDCDRAFIDAVKAKDPTAVRSPYKDALRSLAVTLAANKSMETGQAVKVEY